A stretch of DNA from Candidatus Hydrogenedentota bacterium:
GGAGGGCGAAGCGTTTTCCTTTCTTGCCGGCCGCCATCAGTACTGCGCCCATGCTCGCGGCCTGGCCCAGACAGATGGTCGAAACGTCGGGCTTGATGTACTGCATGGTGTCATAGATGGCCATGCCCGCCGTGACGCTGCCGCCGGGCGAGTTGATGTAGAGTTGGATGTCCTTGTCCGGGTCTTCGGCTTCTAGGAAGAGCATCTGCGCGATAATGTAATTCGACACGTAATCGTCAATCGGCATGCCCAGAAAAATGATGCGATCGGCGAGCAGGCGCGAGTAGATATCGTAGGGGCGTTCGCCGCGGCTCGTTTGCTCGTAAATGGTGACGGCGTGGACGTCCAACGGATTACGCATCTGCGTCATTTGCCTGCTCCTCGAGCTCGTCGCGCTCGACTTCCTTGTCCGTGATCTTCGCGTTTTCCATAACGATTTTGATGGCTTTTTCGCGAAAGATGCGTCCCTCGTAGGTGCCGCGCCTCTGCGATTCCTCGGACATGTACTGCGAAACCATGTCCGCGCGCATCCCGGTGCGCATGGCGATATCTTCGGCCATGGTCTCGAAATCCTCGTCCGTCACGGTGACGCCTTCGGCGTCCCCGATTTCGTTCAGGGTGACCATGCGTTTGATCTCGAGTTCCGCCTGCTTCTTGGATTCCGCCATGAGTTCTTCGCGGCGATGCTCGATTTGGTCAACGGGCACGCGCTGGCGGACGAGTTCGCGCGCACGGTCTTCCATTAGACCACGGGCCACGTCTTCCACCAGCGATTTGGGCAATTCGTACTTGCTGACCGCGATCACCGCGTCCAGCGCGCGGGCCCTGGCAACACGA
This window harbors:
- the clpP gene encoding ATP-dependent Clp endopeptidase proteolytic subunit ClpP, producing MRNPLDVHAVTIYEQTSRGERPYDIYSRLLADRIIFLGMPIDDYVSNYIIAQMLFLEAEDPDKDIQLYINSPGGSVTAGMAIYDTMQYIKPDVSTICLGQAASMGAVLMAAGKKGKRFALPYSRFLLHQPMGGIQGQASDIEIQAREIVRIGEMIDEILVRHTGQPIEIIRRDSDRDFFMGADEARAYGIVDEVLKR